One Anthonomus grandis grandis chromosome 14, icAntGran1.3, whole genome shotgun sequence DNA window includes the following coding sequences:
- the LOC126744805 gene encoding vesicle-trafficking protein SEC22b-B encodes MALMTMIARIADGLPLAATMQEDEQTGRNILDYQNQAKMLFRKLGPQSPPRCTIETGPYLFHYLIEYEVCYLVLCEKTFSKRLAYSYLEDIAQEFHSQYGRKVNTVTRPYSFIEFDTYIQKAKKQFSDSRSRRNLNVINNQLQDVQRIMVQNIDDVLQRGTVLSELDTKTQNLSLLTQKYKKDATYLNTKSMYVKAAIGGLVVFVFFLYFWVL; translated from the exons atggctCTTATGACAATGATAGCCCGCATAGCGGACGGACTTCCGTTAGCAGCTACAATGCAAGAAGACGAACAG ACTGGGCGAAACATTTTAGATTACCAAAACCAGGCGAAAATGTTGTTTAGAAAACTGGGGCCTCAGTCCCCGCCCAGATGCACCATTGAAACAGGTCCCTATTTATTCCA CTATTTAATAGAGTATGAAGTGTGTTATTTGGTATTATGTGAGAAAACCTTCTCTAAAAGGTTGGCCTACTCTTATTTGGAGGATATAGCACAAGAATTTCACTCGCAATATGGCAGAAAAGTGAATACAGTCACTAGGCCCTATAGCTTCATTGAGTTCGATACTTACATTCAAAAAGCAAAGAAGCAATTTAGTGATTCAAGATCAAGAAggaatttaaatgttattaataatcaaCTGCAGGATGTACAGAGGATAATGGTGCAAAATATTGATGATGTTTTGCAAAGGGGCACAGTTCTTTCAG AATTGGATACGAAAACCCAAAATCTATCGCTGCTtactcaaaaatacaaaaaagacgCCACTTATCTAAACACAAAATCTATGTATGTTAAGGCAGCAATTGGAGGACTGGTTGTGTTTGTGTTTTTCCTCTACTTTTGggtgttgtaa